A window of the Rhinoraja longicauda isolate Sanriku21f chromosome 42, sRhiLon1.1, whole genome shotgun sequence genome harbors these coding sequences:
- the LOC144611909 gene encoding chymotrypsin-like elastase family member 1, with protein sequence MLQLLVLASLALLGLCSENNRVIGGTEANRNAWPWQVSLQGYASYWYHTCGGTLISHRWVLTAAHCVDSSGITYRVVLGDHNIYEDDKTEQYLYVQYVIIHEGWNGDLSVGNDIALLYLEQDAVLNQFVQLGNLPDAGATLPNGYLCYVTGWGYTKNNGFVNPTLQQAPINVVSYEVCSQPEWWGYYVNQNMVCAGGDGIIAGCQGDSGGPLNCEHNGVYYVHGATSFVAAAGCDTFMKPTVWTRVSAYISWINNKIALY encoded by the exons ATGTTGCAACTGTTGGTTTTAGCAAGTCTTGCCCTGCTTG GGCTCTGTTCTGAAAACAATCGAGTCATTGGAGGGACTGAGGCAAATCGCAATGCGTGGCCATGGCAG GTTTCTCTTCAAGGGTACGCTAGTTACTGGTACCACACCTGTGGAGGGACTTTAATTAGTCACAGATGGGTGCTGACTGCTGCTCACTGTGTGGACAG CTCAGGTATAACATATCGTGTCGTCCTGGGTGATCACAACATTTATGAGGATGATAAAACCGAACAGTACCTTTACGTACAATATGTCATCATACATGAAGGTTGGAATGGTGATCTTTCAGTTGG GAATGATATTGCGCTGCTTTACCTGGAGCAGGATGCTGTCCTGAACCAATTTGTCCAGCTTGGAAATTTGCCCGATGCAGGTGCTACTTTACCAAATGGCTATCTATGTTACGTCACTGGCTGGGGCTACACTAAAA ACAATGGATTCGTTAATCCTACTCTTCAACAAGCTCCTATCAACGTTGTTTCCTATGAAGTATGTTCCCAGCCAGAATGGTGGGGTTACTATGTCAATCAAAACATGGTGTGTGCTGGAGGTGACGGCATCATTGCTGGTTGTCAG GGAGATTCTGGAGGTCCTCTGAATTGTGAGCATAATGGTGTTTACTATGTCCATGGAGCGACAAGCTTTGTAGCTGCAGCAGGATGTGACACATTCATGAAACCAACAGTATGGACCCGCGTCTCAGCTTACATCAGCTGGATCAATAAT AAAATCGCTTTGTATTAA